The proteins below come from a single Gossypium raimondii isolate GPD5lz chromosome 2, ASM2569854v1, whole genome shotgun sequence genomic window:
- the LOC105788004 gene encoding PRA1 family protein F3: MTNYGTIPTSSTPGPSANIEYLSRAKERIKEGLGARRPWKLMFNFHSINFPGNLSEAITRVRTNVAYFRMNYAMIVLLILFLSLLWHPISLLVFVAMMAAWLFLYFLRDEPLVVFRRTIDDRVVLVVLGVLTILFLLLTDATTNILVSLLIGAVVVLVHASFRRTDDLYDEESGEGLISGPSSSS, encoded by the coding sequence atgACAAACTACGGCACAATCCCGACTTCATCGACGCCAGGACCCTCCGCGAACATCGAATACCTATCTCGAGCCAAGGAACGTATCAAAGAAGGGCTTGGAGCTCGGCGTCCATGGAAACTTATGTTCAATTTTCACTCCATCAACTTCCCTGGGAACCTCTCCGAAGCTATTACCAGGGTCAGAACTAACGTTGCTTACTTCCGCATGAACTACGCCATGATCGTGCTTCTCATCCTTTTCCTTAGCCTGTTATGGCACCCCATCTCCCTCTTAGTCTTCGTAGCTATGATGGCCGCTTGGTTGTTCTTGTATTTCCTGAGGGATGAGCCTCTAGTTGTTTTCCGCCGTACGATCGACGACCGCGTGGTGCTGGTGGTGTTGGGGGTTTTGACCATCTTGTTCCTGCTGTTGACTGATGCCACCACCAATATTTTGGTGTCGCTTTTGATTGGTGCGGTTGTGGTTTTGGTCCACGCTTCCTTCAGGAGGACTGATGATTTGTATGATGAAGAATCCGGGGAAGGCTTGATTTCTGgaccttcatcttcttcatga